The following proteins are encoded in a genomic region of Hymenobacter siberiensis:
- a CDS encoding cation:proton antiporter — protein MDLYTALALLLVLAAAFAYVNLRFLKMPTAIGLMVLGLVASLALVGLARFDVKPVLKFANLVNKLDFSTIVMQVMLGFLLFAGAIHVDTRSLGRLRWPVGILALVGTPLSTGIVAGAMYLMLPWFGLPTPFIYCLLFGALISPTDPVAVLSILTKANIPKALETKIVGESLFNDGVGVVLFVVTLEVALLGPGDVTLSHALGIFLRETVGGLVLGTMLGLGTGWLLRTIDNYQVEVLITLALVAGGTALATRLHTSGPLAMVMAGLLVGHFSRTGGVLSNESQNYVDKFWELIDEVLNALLFVLMGLEVLVLHIPGRTVLAGVAAIGVVLVARMVAVALPLGLLRIRSTFKVSDHGTIVLTWGGLRGGLAVALALSLPASMPRELLVGITYVVVVFSIIGQGLTIGPLVRWLGVAQPQPEEVEKHA, from the coding sequence TTGGACCTATACACCGCCCTTGCGCTTCTGCTCGTTTTAGCTGCCGCCTTTGCCTACGTCAACCTGCGTTTTTTGAAAATGCCGACCGCCATCGGCCTGATGGTGCTTGGGCTGGTGGCATCGCTGGCGCTGGTGGGGCTGGCACGGTTCGACGTAAAACCCGTGCTGAAATTCGCGAACCTGGTGAACAAGCTGGATTTCAGCACCATCGTAATGCAGGTAATGCTGGGGTTCCTGCTGTTTGCGGGGGCCATTCACGTTGATACCCGCAGCCTGGGGCGGCTGCGCTGGCCGGTGGGCATACTGGCACTGGTGGGCACGCCACTGAGTACGGGCATCGTGGCCGGGGCCATGTACCTGATGCTGCCGTGGTTTGGGCTTCCCACGCCGTTTATCTATTGCCTGCTGTTCGGGGCCCTTATTTCGCCCACCGACCCGGTGGCCGTGCTTAGCATTCTGACCAAAGCTAATATCCCGAAAGCCCTGGAAACCAAGATTGTGGGGGAGTCGCTGTTCAACGACGGCGTGGGCGTGGTGCTGTTTGTGGTAACGCTGGAAGTGGCCTTGCTGGGCCCCGGCGATGTCACGCTGAGCCACGCCCTCGGCATCTTTCTGCGCGAAACGGTGGGCGGGCTGGTGCTGGGCACCATGCTGGGGCTGGGCACGGGCTGGCTACTGCGCACCATCGACAACTACCAGGTGGAAGTGCTCATCACGCTGGCGCTGGTGGCCGGCGGCACGGCCCTGGCCACGCGGCTGCATACTTCGGGGCCGCTGGCCATGGTAATGGCCGGCTTGCTGGTGGGCCATTTCAGCCGCACCGGCGGGGTGCTCTCGAATGAGTCGCAAAACTACGTGGACAAGTTCTGGGAGCTCATTGATGAAGTGCTGAACGCGCTGCTGTTTGTGCTGATGGGGCTGGAGGTGCTGGTGCTGCACATTCCCGGGCGCACGGTGCTGGCGGGGGTAGCGGCCATTGGCGTTGTGCTGGTGGCCCGCATGGTGGCGGTGGCCCTGCCGCTGGGGCTGCTGCGCATCCGGTCCACGTTTAAGGTTTCCGACCACGGCACCATTGTGCTCACCTGGGGCGGGCTGCGGGGCGGGCTGGCCGTGGCGCTGGCCCTGAGCCTGCCCGCCAGCATGCCGCGCGAGCTGCTGGTGGGCATCACCTACGTGGTGGTGGTGTTTTCGATTATCGGCCAGGGCCTTACCATCGGGCCGCTGGTGCGCTGGCTGGGCGTGGCGCAGCCACAGCCGGAAGAAGTAGAAAAGCACGCCTGA
- a CDS encoding metallophosphoesterase, with the protein MNLFIIGDVHGCFRTFSNLLKHWNPATEHLIQVGDLVDRGTRTPETVELARQLSEQYPESTTFLMGNHELCLLHHFGPQGPYPAWLNWGGRSTADQYKLKPKLLARHLPWLEQRQLLWQNDHVLVSHAGLADFPLAVAMDRDNPDGILWRRGPLRRLPQLQVVGHTPMDDGEPLHDPESHTMYIDTGAVFGRNLTGLRLSPTGEVLAIVMIPVDPADLPD; encoded by the coding sequence ATGAATCTATTCATCATCGGCGACGTGCACGGCTGCTTCCGCACCTTCAGCAACCTGCTGAAACACTGGAACCCGGCCACCGAGCACCTCATTCAGGTGGGCGATTTGGTGGACCGGGGCACCCGCACCCCCGAAACCGTGGAGCTGGCCCGCCAGCTGAGTGAGCAGTACCCCGAGTCGACCACTTTCCTGATGGGCAACCACGAGCTTTGCCTGCTGCACCACTTTGGCCCCCAGGGCCCCTACCCCGCCTGGCTGAACTGGGGCGGCCGCAGCACCGCCGACCAATACAAGCTAAAGCCCAAGCTACTGGCCCGGCACCTGCCCTGGCTCGAACAGCGCCAGCTGCTGTGGCAAAACGACCATGTGCTGGTGAGCCACGCCGGCCTAGCCGATTTCCCGCTGGCCGTGGCCATGGACCGCGACAACCCCGATGGCATTCTGTGGCGGCGCGGGCCGCTTCGGCGGCTGCCGCAGCTGCAAGTGGTGGGCCACACCCCCATGGATGACGGTGAGCCCCTGCATGACCCCGAATCCCACACGATGTACATCGATACCGGGGCGGTATTCGGGCGCAACCTCACGGGCCTGCGCCTCTCCCCCACTGGCGAAGTGCTTGCTATTGTGATGATTCCCGTTGACCCCGCCGACCTGCCGGACTAA
- a CDS encoding DNA-3-methyladenine glycosylase family protein, translating into MLNQAAIEHLSAADPILGAVIATGRAIHPRPHEDLYLALLRAIVSQQISNKATAAIWKRFQALFPPEGYPEPREVLALSEDELRAAGLSRQKAGYLKAIAEYNERGLLDYEHLTSLSEDAFTQHLTAIKGVGRWTAQMLQMFALDQPDVFAEGDLGVQNAMRRHYGLEETGRALQKRMLVIAEPWRPYRSLACKYLWQSLDNDTQIPPSV; encoded by the coding sequence ATGCTCAACCAAGCCGCCATCGAACACCTTTCGGCCGCCGACCCGATTTTGGGGGCCGTCATTGCCACGGGCCGCGCCATTCACCCGCGCCCCCACGAAGACCTGTACCTGGCCCTGCTGCGCGCCATCGTAAGCCAGCAGATTTCGAACAAAGCCACCGCCGCCATCTGGAAGCGCTTCCAGGCCCTGTTTCCGCCCGAGGGCTACCCCGAGCCGCGCGAAGTGCTGGCCCTGAGCGAAGACGAGCTGCGCGCCGCCGGCCTCTCGCGCCAAAAAGCCGGCTACCTCAAAGCCATTGCTGAGTACAATGAGCGCGGCCTGCTCGACTACGAGCACCTCACCAGCCTGTCAGAAGATGCCTTCACCCAGCACCTTACCGCCATCAAAGGCGTGGGCCGCTGGACGGCGCAAATGCTGCAAATGTTCGCCCTCGACCAGCCCGACGTGTTTGCCGAGGGCGACCTGGGCGTGCAGAACGCCATGCGCCGACACTACGGCCTGGAGGAAACCGGCCGCGCCCTCCAAAAGCGCATGCTTGTCATTGCCGAGCCATGGCGGCCCTACCGCTCCCTGGCCTGCAAGTACCTGTGGCAGAGCCTGGATAACGACACGCAGATTCCGCCTTCTGTATAG
- a CDS encoding 2'-5' RNA ligase family protein yields MLAITTLLSPPHAARINRIIKRLEKKFGIDDVQATPDPHLTYQLAGVHKLSALKKVLADVAATTEPFPAFTTGLGVFPGERPVIYIPVLRSDALNALHHRIIEATAPLCLRTDKFSGPDCWLPHISLALHDTTPDLLGPVLSFLNEETYNLKIEINNIAILRQQGEFFLQEEAFELGAKVALAAAK; encoded by the coding sequence ATGCTCGCCATCACCACGCTGCTCAGCCCGCCCCACGCCGCCCGCATCAACCGCATCATCAAGCGGCTCGAAAAGAAATTCGGCATCGACGACGTGCAGGCCACTCCCGACCCGCACCTGACCTACCAGCTGGCCGGCGTGCACAAGCTCTCGGCCCTGAAGAAAGTGCTGGCCGACGTGGCCGCCACCACCGAGCCCTTTCCGGCCTTCACGACCGGTCTGGGCGTGTTTCCGGGCGAGCGGCCGGTCATCTACATCCCGGTGCTGCGCTCCGACGCCCTCAATGCCCTGCACCACCGCATCATCGAGGCCACTGCGCCGCTGTGCCTGCGCACCGACAAGTTCAGCGGCCCCGACTGCTGGCTGCCGCACATCTCTCTGGCCCTGCACGACACCACTCCCGACCTGCTGGGTCCGGTGCTGAGCTTCCTCAACGAGGAAACCTACAACCTGAAAATCGAGATAAATAACATTGCCATTCTGCGGCAGCAGGGCGAGTTTTTTCTGCAGGAAGAAGCGTTTGAGCTGGGCGCAAAAGTTGCGCTGGCAGCAGCGAAGTAG
- a CDS encoding DUF1572 family protein — protein MPTPSSAYALGAALLATFCHNFQQYKTLADRALVQLSDAEWGQQPAPGSNRAVVIVQHMAGNLRSRLTDFLTTDGEKPVRQRDQEFEESRDVADIPALRQEWEAAWRILFNLLNELQPADLLRIVTIRGEAHTVLEAVQRQVAHYTAHAGQLVQLAKIIRGEGFQSLSIPRGQSRQFNQTMQNRK, from the coding sequence ATGCCTACCCCATCTTCCGCCTATGCCCTGGGCGCGGCCCTGCTGGCTACCTTCTGCCACAATTTTCAGCAGTATAAAACCCTGGCCGACCGTGCCCTGGTCCAGCTCAGCGATGCTGAGTGGGGGCAGCAGCCCGCGCCGGGCAGCAACAGAGCGGTCGTTATCGTGCAGCACATGGCGGGCAACCTGCGCTCCCGTCTTACCGATTTTCTGACCACCGACGGCGAAAAGCCGGTCCGCCAGCGCGACCAGGAGTTTGAGGAGTCCCGCGACGTGGCCGACATCCCAGCGCTGCGGCAGGAGTGGGAAGCCGCGTGGCGCATCCTGTTCAATTTGCTGAACGAGCTCCAACCCGCCGATTTGCTGCGCATCGTCACCATTCGGGGCGAGGCGCACACCGTGCTGGAGGCTGTGCAGCGGCAGGTGGCCCACTACACCGCGCATGCCGGGCAGCTGGTGCAACTGGCCAAAATCATTCGGGGCGAAGGTTTTCAGTCCCTGAGCATCCCGCGCGGGCAGAGCCGGCAGTTCAATCAAACCATGCAAAACCGTAAATAA